A stretch of Paenibacillus sp. URB8-2 DNA encodes these proteins:
- a CDS encoding class I SAM-dependent methyltransferase: MDDNRDDLRQILDYYNAGSEINRLQSGMGVIEWERSKQIISRYLSDQPMVIYDIGGGAGAYSRWLAELGHEVHLFDLSPAAVEYAIALQSSGGIAPVHRIETADGRRIARSGGSADLIL, encoded by the coding sequence GTGGACGATAATAGAGACGACCTGCGGCAGATTCTGGATTATTACAATGCGGGATCGGAAATCAACCGCCTTCAGTCGGGGATGGGCGTCATTGAATGGGAGCGGAGCAAACAGATCATCTCCCGTTACTTGTCAGACCAGCCTATGGTGATCTACGATATCGGCGGCGGAGCCGGGGCCTATTCGAGATGGCTTGCCGAACTGGGGCATGAGGTTCATCTGTTCGACCTATCCCCCGCTGCCGTGGAGTACGCCATTGCTCTTCAATCGTCGGGCGGCATAGCCCCGGTACACCGGATCGAGACCGCGGACGGGCGGAGAATCGCAAGGAGCGGCGGAAGCGCCGACCTTATTCTCTGA
- a CDS encoding nucleotidyltransferase family protein → MIETQELRDQLTNIFERNEWLLSLFERAGSLSPHPYYIGAGCLVQTVWNELTGRPPIYGVSDIDIVYFDDADLGYEAENEVVERGKRLFAELPFPVDIKNQARVHLWYPGRFGVGLAPYPSLEAAIDSWPTTASSLGARKEADGSWRIYAPFGLEDLFRLTVRPNKTLVTESAYYAKADKWKSKWPELAVIPW, encoded by the coding sequence TTGATCGAAACGCAGGAATTGCGGGACCAGCTCACCAACATTTTTGAACGGAATGAATGGTTGCTTTCGCTGTTCGAACGGGCGGGAAGCCTCAGTCCGCACCCGTACTATATCGGGGCGGGCTGCCTGGTGCAGACCGTCTGGAACGAGCTTACGGGCAGGCCGCCGATATACGGAGTCTCGGATATCGATATCGTCTACTTCGATGATGCCGACCTCGGTTACGAGGCAGAGAACGAGGTGGTGGAGCGGGGAAAGCGCCTTTTCGCAGAGCTTCCCTTCCCTGTCGACATCAAGAATCAGGCCCGCGTTCACCTGTGGTATCCCGGACGGTTCGGCGTCGGCCTTGCGCCTTACCCTTCTCTGGAAGCGGCGATCGACAGCTGGCCGACGACTGCTTCCTCGCTTGGCGCGCGGAAGGAGGCAGACGGAAGCTGGCGGATTTACGCGCCTTTCGGCCTGGAAGACTTGTTCCGGCTGACGGTAAGGCCGAACAAGACTCTGGTTACGGAAAGCGCGTATTACGCCAAGGCGGACAAGTGGAAGAGCAAGTGGCCCGAGCTTGCCGTGATTCCGTGGTAG
- a CDS encoding glycosyltransferase family 2 protein: MTDAIFVTLQVVLALIAIYQFGFSLFGLRKKKKKELFPPQKSFAVLVAAHNEQEVVGALMENLKQLNYPKELYDVFVICDNCTDATARIVREHGMNACVRTNNNLRGKGYAIEWMLGNLWEMPRQYDAVVMFDADNLAHTDFLMEMNNDLCSGAKVIQGYIDTKNPEDSWITAAYGISYWYINRLWQLSRHNLGMANFLGGTGMCFETNLLKEMGWGATSLVEDLEFTMRSASKGVYPEFNYDAKVFDEKPLTFKASSRQRLRWMQGHFTVARRYFFPLLWQSIKERSLTKFDLALYGANVYIVLLTFLMTAVMWIDSSLLGGPHIANLYGHLPLWLSYVAIGANIFTFFISMILEKVTFKKVYAYMLVFPIYLISWYPITFYAFFTQNNKQWSHTKHTRVVRLEEVQSKQG; this comes from the coding sequence ATGACAGATGCAATTTTTGTAACGCTCCAAGTGGTCTTGGCGTTAATCGCGATTTATCAGTTCGGATTCTCGTTGTTCGGACTGCGCAAGAAAAAGAAAAAGGAGTTGTTCCCTCCGCAAAAATCGTTTGCGGTGCTCGTGGCAGCGCATAACGAACAAGAAGTGGTCGGAGCGCTCATGGAAAATTTGAAGCAGCTGAATTATCCGAAAGAACTTTACGACGTATTCGTCATCTGCGATAACTGTACGGACGCAACGGCCCGCATTGTTCGGGAGCATGGCATGAACGCCTGCGTCCGAACCAATAATAACCTGAGAGGCAAAGGCTACGCCATCGAGTGGATGCTGGGGAACCTTTGGGAGATGCCGCGCCAATACGATGCCGTCGTGATGTTCGATGCGGACAATCTGGCCCATACCGATTTCCTGATGGAGATGAACAACGATCTCTGTTCCGGCGCAAAAGTCATCCAAGGCTACATCGATACGAAGAATCCCGAGGATTCTTGGATCACCGCAGCCTATGGCATCTCTTACTGGTATATTAACCGTCTCTGGCAGCTGTCCCGCCACAATCTGGGAATGGCCAACTTCCTGGGCGGAACGGGCATGTGCTTCGAAACGAATCTGCTCAAGGAAATGGGCTGGGGAGCAACCAGCCTTGTAGAGGACCTGGAGTTCACCATGCGCAGCGCGTCGAAGGGCGTATATCCCGAGTTCAACTACGACGCCAAAGTATTTGACGAGAAGCCGCTCACGTTCAAAGCCTCGTCCAGACAGAGGCTTCGCTGGATGCAGGGGCATTTTACAGTCGCCCGTCGCTATTTCTTCCCTCTGCTATGGCAGAGTATCAAAGAGCGGAGCCTGACCAAATTCGACCTGGCCCTGTACGGCGCCAACGTATATATCGTGCTCCTTACGTTCCTGATGACCGCGGTCATGTGGATCGACAGCTCGCTTCTCGGCGGGCCGCATATCGCCAACCTGTACGGACACTTGCCTTTGTGGCTCAGCTATGTCGCTATCGGCGCCAATATATTCACCTTTTTCATATCGATGATTCTCGAGAAGGTGACGTTCAAGAAGGTGTACGCCTATATGCTGGTCTTTCCGATTTACCTGATTTCATGGTATCCGATTACGTTCTACGCGTTCTTTACGCAAAACAACAAGCAGTGGAGCCATACCAAGCATACCCGCGTCGTTCGCCTGGAGGAAGTTCAAAGCAAGCAGGGCTAG
- a CDS encoding alpha/beta fold hydrolase: MTEHTFTMTDPLGVPIHVYEWLPEAEDPVRGILQISHGMCETAARYARLAGRLNAAGYAVYAGDHRGHGRTAGRIDLLGDAGRDGFYWMRRNLLQIAAIASGRHPGVPVFLLGHSMGSFLAQKLMCEPESERYAGYILSGSNGPRGMLRFGEALAMAQLALLGERHRSVLLNGIVFGGYNRSFSPVRTAFDWLSSDTEEVDSFISDPFCGAICTTRFFRDFFRLLQDIHTEAVLGSLCKDKPVYLFSGENDPVGMNGKGINLLAELYRRLGVSDLEVRLYPEGRHEMLNEKNRGQVTDDLLDWLVRHLPSGQNLLRT; the protein is encoded by the coding sequence TTGACAGAACATACCTTCACGATGACAGATCCTCTCGGCGTTCCGATACATGTGTACGAATGGCTGCCGGAGGCCGAAGACCCCGTCCGGGGCATCCTTCAGATCTCGCACGGCATGTGCGAGACGGCCGCCAGGTACGCCCGCTTGGCCGGCCGGTTGAACGCTGCGGGCTACGCGGTGTATGCGGGAGACCACAGAGGACACGGCAGGACAGCGGGAAGAATCGATTTGCTCGGCGATGCCGGACGCGACGGCTTCTATTGGATGCGCCGCAACCTTCTCCAGATTGCCGCGATCGCGTCCGGCAGACATCCGGGAGTCCCCGTATTTCTGCTCGGGCACAGCATGGGCTCATTTCTGGCGCAGAAGCTGATGTGCGAGCCTGAGAGCGAAAGATATGCGGGCTATATTTTGAGCGGAAGCAACGGCCCCCGCGGGATGCTCCGGTTCGGAGAGGCGCTGGCCATGGCGCAGCTGGCGCTTTTGGGCGAAAGGCACCGCAGCGTGCTGCTTAACGGCATCGTGTTCGGCGGCTATAACCGTTCCTTTTCCCCCGTCCGCACAGCCTTCGATTGGCTGAGCAGCGATACAGAGGAGGTCGACAGCTTCATATCCGACCCGTTCTGCGGGGCGATCTGCACGACCCGGTTCTTCCGGGATTTCTTCAGACTGCTGCAGGATATCCATACCGAAGCCGTGCTGGGCTCTCTGTGTAAAGACAAACCGGTATATTTGTTCTCCGGCGAGAACGACCCGGTCGGCATGAACGGCAAGGGAATCAACTTGCTGGCCGAGTTGTACCGGAGGCTGGGCGTGAGCGATTTGGAGGTGCGGCTGTACCCGGAGGGCCGGCATGAAATGCTGAATGAGAAAAACCGCGGCCAGGTTACTGACGACCTGCTCGATTGGCTGGTCCGCCATCTGCCCTCCGGACAAAACCTCCTTCGGACGTAG
- a CDS encoding B12-binding domain-containing radical SAM protein: MKIVLATLNAKYIHTSLAIRLLKAYSQHEFDIQLAEYTIKDPVMNIVSDLFQKAPDVIGFSCYIWNIEETVKLIGILKKIMPGVAIVLGGPEVSYEPLYWMNREPGIDFIVCGDGEETFHHLLKELRDERKFHFVYGAAYRKGEEVIVNPPRPKTDLNTLPTPHRFAEDLPDLSKRITYFETSRGCPFNCQFCLSSIEVGVRYYDIERVKADLLYLIENGAKTIKFLDRTFNINREYALEMFRFLIDNHGGCVFQFEITADIMRPEVLDFLAMNAPPGIFRFEIGVQSTNDETNELVKRRQNFAKLSRTVMKIKESGNIDQHLDLIAGLPMEDYATFRKTFNDVFAMEPEELQLGFLKMLRGTGLRAQAAKYDYVYMEHAPYEILSSHVMPFSDIVRLKRLEDVLEKYWNSHRLDHTVKYLMRHIFESPFDFFQEFGDYWEVRGWQKIGHQLEDLFTRLNEFLLERGTPEMEIITGLMKLDYFLGHKYKPRKVWWEPVLGKNEWGRYLREIAERPQLLGESLAAGEGETGGKPAAEAPAAGIPATGISERDLQKYAALEILPFPLTKALASISGLRAGASGAGEADAPEFKKPDAEAPDVNTTAAGTQATDGESTLLLVLYQQDESQKPRVYDLPVQRVLQ, encoded by the coding sequence ATGAAGATCGTCCTGGCCACATTGAACGCCAAGTATATCCACACCTCGTTGGCCATCCGTCTGCTTAAGGCTTACAGTCAACATGAATTCGACATTCAGCTGGCGGAATACACGATCAAAGACCCGGTGATGAACATCGTATCCGACCTGTTTCAGAAGGCTCCGGACGTAATCGGCTTCTCGTGCTACATCTGGAACATCGAGGAGACGGTCAAGCTGATCGGCATCCTGAAGAAAATCATGCCAGGCGTCGCCATCGTTCTCGGGGGACCGGAAGTGTCCTATGAGCCGCTGTACTGGATGAACCGCGAGCCGGGCATTGATTTCATCGTCTGCGGCGACGGGGAAGAGACGTTCCATCATCTGCTGAAGGAGCTGCGGGACGAGCGCAAGTTCCATTTTGTGTACGGGGCGGCTTACCGCAAGGGAGAAGAAGTAATCGTGAACCCTCCGCGTCCCAAGACCGATCTGAACACGCTGCCCACGCCGCACCGTTTTGCCGAGGATCTGCCGGATTTAAGCAAAAGAATTACCTATTTCGAAACTAGCCGGGGCTGTCCGTTCAACTGCCAGTTCTGTCTGTCCAGCATTGAGGTGGGCGTCCGGTATTATGATATTGAGCGGGTTAAAGCGGATTTGCTGTATTTGATTGAGAATGGAGCCAAAACGATCAAGTTTCTGGACCGCACCTTCAACATCAACCGCGAGTACGCGCTGGAAATGTTCCGGTTCCTCATTGACAATCATGGCGGCTGCGTCTTCCAGTTCGAGATTACCGCCGACATCATGCGCCCCGAGGTGCTGGATTTCCTGGCGATGAATGCGCCTCCCGGCATTTTTCGCTTCGAGATCGGCGTGCAGTCCACCAATGACGAGACGAACGAGTTGGTGAAGCGCCGCCAGAATTTTGCCAAGCTGTCCCGTACGGTTATGAAAATCAAGGAGAGCGGCAACATTGACCAGCATCTTGATCTGATTGCGGGCCTGCCGATGGAGGATTACGCGACTTTCCGCAAAACGTTCAACGATGTCTTCGCCATGGAGCCGGAAGAGCTTCAGCTCGGCTTTCTCAAAATGCTGCGCGGCACCGGGCTGCGCGCTCAAGCGGCCAAGTACGACTATGTCTATATGGAGCATGCGCCGTATGAAATTCTGAGCAGCCATGTGATGCCGTTCTCGGACATCGTGCGGCTGAAGCGGCTGGAGGATGTGCTGGAAAAATATTGGAACAGCCACCGGCTGGATCACACGGTTAAGTATTTGATGCGCCATATTTTTGAATCCCCGTTCGACTTCTTCCAGGAGTTCGGCGATTACTGGGAAGTCCGGGGCTGGCAAAAGATCGGGCACCAATTGGAGGATCTGTTCACCCGGCTGAACGAATTTCTGCTTGAACGCGGTACGCCAGAGATGGAAATTATTACGGGCCTCATGAAGCTCGATTATTTCCTCGGCCACAAATACAAGCCGCGCAAAGTGTGGTGGGAGCCGGTTCTCGGCAAAAATGAATGGGGACGCTATCTCCGGGAGATCGCGGAGCGGCCTCAGCTTCTTGGCGAATCCTTGGCGGCTGGGGAAGGCGAAACTGGAGGGAAGCCGGCAGCGGAAGCACCGGCAGCGGGAATACCGGCAACTGGAATCAGTGAACGGGATTTGCAAAAATACGCGGCGCTGGAGATTTTGCCTTTTCCTCTGACCAAGGCGCTGGCGTCCATCAGCGGTCTGAGGGCGGGGGCAAGCGGCGCCGGAGAAGCGGACGCGCCGGAGTTCAAGAAACCGGATGCTGAAGCGCCGGACGTCAACACAACAGCTGCCGGAACGCAGGCAACAGACGGCGAAAGCACTCTCTTGCTTGTGCTGTACCAGCAGGATGAGAGTCAGAAGCCGAGAGTTTATGACCTGCCGGTTCAGCGGGTTCTCCAATAG
- a CDS encoding class I SAM-dependent methyltransferase, protein MESVIRFYDGYDEASRLTTDNSRKLEFITTTHILDKYISAEHKILDLGAGTGIYSFYYADKGSSIISTDLTPKHVEIIQSKIKSGGYTNMTAEPADATDLSRFEPGSFDAVFCLGPMYHLRDLADQRKCISECLRVLKPGGILAVAYINKFFMLPYMVKGDSRFLTDRWVAKILGEGRISSADEDCFWTDAYFHTPEEIEQLLGDHGVDKLDNAATDGIGVLMKDTVNRFSEEQFDSWVQYHLRTCSEPSILGISNHGLYVGRK, encoded by the coding sequence ATGGAATCGGTAATACGTTTCTATGACGGCTATGATGAAGCTTCAAGACTGACGACGGACAATTCCAGGAAGCTTGAGTTTATCACGACTACACATATTCTGGATAAATACATATCGGCAGAGCATAAAATACTGGACCTTGGCGCCGGAACGGGAATTTATTCTTTTTATTATGCGGATAAAGGGAGTTCAATCATCTCGACCGACCTTACGCCGAAGCATGTTGAGATCATTCAAAGCAAGATCAAGAGCGGCGGCTATACGAATATGACCGCTGAACCAGCGGATGCCACGGATCTTTCCCGGTTTGAACCAGGCAGCTTTGACGCCGTTTTTTGTTTGGGGCCGATGTATCATCTCAGGGATCTGGCGGATCAGCGCAAATGTATAAGCGAATGCCTGAGGGTGCTCAAGCCTGGCGGGATTTTGGCGGTCGCTTATATTAACAAGTTTTTTATGCTCCCGTACATGGTGAAGGGCGACTCCCGATTCCTGACCGACCGGTGGGTGGCGAAAATTCTGGGTGAGGGCAGAATCAGCTCGGCGGATGAGGACTGTTTTTGGACGGATGCCTATTTTCATACACCTGAAGAAATTGAGCAGCTGCTCGGTGATCATGGAGTGGATAAGCTGGACAATGCGGCAACGGACGGCATAGGTGTATTAATGAAGGATACCGTTAACCGGTTTAGCGAAGAACAGTTCGACTCCTGGGTGCAATATCATCTAAGAACCTGCTCCGAGCCGTCCATTCTTGGAATCAGCAATCACGGCTTGTATGTGGGACGGAAATAA
- a CDS encoding TIGR01212 family radical SAM protein (This family includes YhcC from E. coli K-12, an uncharacterized radical SAM protein.) has protein sequence MSILEVPSTASLWGDKRFHTWNYEMREQFGDKVFKVMLDAGFTCPNRDGSIAKGGCTFCSARGSGDFAGSRRDDLVTQFGNVRDRQHLKWPNAKYIGYFQAYTNTYAPVEELREYYEVILEQPGVVGLSIATRPDCLPDDVVDYLAELNERTYLWVEMGLQTIHESTSRLINRAHDTECYHEAVEKLRSRGIRVCTHIIHGLPQETHEMMLETVSAVSQMDVQGIKIHLLHLMRKTPMVKQYEAGLLRFLEQDEYVKLIADSLEMLPPEMIVHRLTGDAPRDLLIGPMWSLKKWEVLNAIDDELVRRDTWQGKYWRKR, from the coding sequence ATGTCTATACTAGAAGTCCCTTCCACAGCCTCGCTGTGGGGAGATAAACGTTTTCATACCTGGAATTACGAAATGCGCGAACAGTTTGGCGATAAAGTGTTCAAAGTCATGCTGGACGCCGGTTTTACCTGCCCCAACCGCGACGGCTCAATTGCCAAGGGAGGCTGCACTTTTTGCAGCGCAAGAGGCTCGGGCGATTTCGCCGGAAGCCGGCGCGACGATCTGGTCACCCAGTTCGGAAATGTCCGCGACCGCCAGCATCTGAAGTGGCCGAACGCCAAGTATATCGGTTATTTTCAGGCATATACCAACACTTACGCGCCGGTTGAGGAACTGCGGGAGTACTACGAGGTTATACTCGAACAGCCGGGGGTTGTCGGATTGTCGATCGCCACCCGTCCCGACTGTCTTCCGGATGATGTTGTCGATTATCTGGCGGAATTGAACGAACGGACTTATCTATGGGTCGAGATGGGGCTGCAGACCATTCACGAGTCCACCTCGCGGCTCATTAACCGGGCACATGATACGGAGTGCTATCACGAGGCTGTGGAGAAGCTGCGCAGCCGCGGCATCCGGGTCTGCACGCACATTATCCACGGCCTTCCGCAGGAAACCCATGAAATGATGCTGGAGACGGTGTCCGCCGTATCGCAGATGGATGTGCAGGGCATCAAAATCCATCTTCTGCACCTGATGCGCAAAACGCCGATGGTTAAGCAGTATGAAGCCGGACTGCTTCGTTTTCTGGAGCAGGATGAATATGTTAAGCTCATCGCCGATTCGCTGGAAATGCTGCCGCCGGAAATGATCGTGCACCGTCTGACCGGAGACGCTCCCCGCGATCTGCTTATCGGTCCGATGTGGAGCCTCAAGAAATGGGAAGTGCTCAATGCAATCGACGACGAACTGGTGCGCAGAGATACCTGGCAGGGTAAGTATTGGAGAAAGCGCTGA
- a CDS encoding class I SAM-dependent methyltransferase, whose protein sequence is MGFLSVLSFAHKMVEERLSPGERAVDATVGTGADTLFLAKAAGPRGEVYGFDIQPEALKLAEERLRRAREDTGNSIAPSTLLLKSHAAMADELPPSWRGSVGAIMFNFGYLPSDDADKSVITLPDSSVAALGASLDLLRPGGIVTAVLYPGHPGGELEAEAAMAWASSVPQQTASAIVYRQLQRRTAPYVIALEKKKG, encoded by the coding sequence ATGGGCTTCCTATCCGTGCTGAGCTTCGCCCATAAGATGGTAGAAGAGCGCCTTTCTCCCGGCGAGCGCGCCGTGGATGCCACAGTAGGAACCGGCGCGGACACGCTATTCCTGGCAAAGGCGGCAGGGCCAAGAGGCGAGGTCTACGGCTTCGATATCCAGCCCGAGGCGTTGAAGCTTGCCGAAGAGCGTCTGCGCCGCGCCAGAGAGGATACGGGGAACAGCATCGCTCCTTCGACTCTTCTGTTAAAGAGCCATGCCGCGATGGCCGACGAACTGCCCCCTTCGTGGCGCGGCAGCGTCGGGGCCATCATGTTCAACTTCGGCTATCTTCCCTCGGACGACGCGGACAAGAGCGTTATCACTTTGCCCGACAGTTCGGTTGCCGCGCTCGGGGCTTCCCTCGACCTTCTCCGGCCGGGCGGGATTGTAACGGCGGTCCTCTACCCCGGACATCCCGGAGGCGAGCTGGAAGCGGAGGCGGCCATGGCCTGGGCGTCCTCCGTTCCGCAGCAGACGGCCAGCGCCATCGTGTACCGCCAGCTTCAGCGCAGGACAGCCCCTTATGTTATCGCGCTTGAGAAAAAGAAGGGATAG
- the trmB gene encoding tRNA (guanosine(46)-N7)-methyltransferase TrmB: MRLRGRKGIRESLEQQTDLVVLDPRSHKGQWAGVFGNDRPIYVEFGMGKGQFISRMSRKYPEINFIGVDMYDELIRRAAEKARNEWEPEGLETPPNLKLALANIDYAEEVFAEGELQRIYLNFSDPWPKTKHARRRLTHPRFLDKYRGLLNPLGEIHLKTDSRSLFEFSLNAFADYGLQMTNISLDLHAGGINEEHVMTEYETKFVGQGIQIHRCEAIVGTEALERYQALRLDKYRL; this comes from the coding sequence ATGCGTTTACGCGGAAGAAAAGGAATACGCGAAAGTCTGGAGCAGCAGACCGATCTGGTCGTGCTCGACCCTCGCAGCCACAAAGGACAATGGGCCGGAGTTTTTGGAAACGACCGCCCGATTTATGTCGAGTTCGGAATGGGAAAAGGGCAGTTCATCAGCCGGATGAGCCGCAAGTACCCGGAGATCAATTTCATCGGCGTGGATATGTACGATGAGCTGATCCGCCGCGCCGCGGAAAAAGCCCGGAACGAATGGGAACCGGAGGGGCTGGAAACGCCGCCGAATCTGAAACTCGCGCTGGCCAATATCGACTATGCGGAGGAAGTGTTCGCTGAGGGAGAACTGCAGCGCATTTATCTGAACTTCAGCGATCCCTGGCCGAAAACGAAGCATGCCCGCCGCAGATTGACGCATCCCCGTTTTTTGGACAAGTACCGCGGGCTGCTCAACCCTCTGGGGGAAATTCATTTGAAGACGGATTCGCGCAGTCTGTTCGAATTTTCCCTGAACGCCTTTGCCGACTACGGCCTGCAGATGACGAACATTTCGCTGGATCTGCACGCGGGAGGCATTAACGAGGAGCATGTCATGACCGAATATGAAACCAAGTTCGTCGGCCAGGGCATACAGATCCACCGCTGCGAGGCGATTGTCGGAACAGAAGCGCTGGAACGCTATCAAGCCTTGCGTTTGGACAAATACAGACTATAA
- a CDS encoding type I phosphomannose isomerase catalytic subunit, producing MTLPYPLKFQPEFKERVWGGRALEKFGLDLPEGHIGEGWMIADHPNGTSSVVNGELAGQGLDQIREGYGREWFGSKGYLETNGRFPLLIKLLDCNDNLSVQVHPTDDYDRLPKGELGKTEMWYVLDAKPDAKIIYGLKEGVNRESLRQALENGTVMDHLQEVPVSVGDTFYIPAGTVHALCAGVVVAEIQQNSDTTYRIYDYDRPGLDGKPRELHIEDSLNVTAYEGAGATSMKTDSAVPGEWLLLAESPYFIVEKGIVSGNWRLETNPESFTVLVICEGSGHLIWEGGSQPYSAGECYLLPANLGAYTIEGQATLLRSYLP from the coding sequence ATGACACTGCCTTATCCTTTAAAATTTCAACCGGAATTCAAAGAACGCGTCTGGGGCGGAAGAGCTCTTGAGAAGTTCGGCCTGGACTTGCCCGAAGGCCATATCGGCGAAGGCTGGATGATTGCCGACCACCCGAACGGAACCTCTTCCGTTGTAAACGGCGAGCTCGCGGGTCAGGGCCTGGACCAAATCCGCGAAGGTTACGGCCGTGAATGGTTCGGCAGCAAAGGTTATTTGGAAACGAACGGAAGATTCCCTCTATTAATCAAGCTGCTGGACTGCAACGACAACCTGTCCGTTCAGGTTCATCCCACTGACGACTACGACCGTCTGCCCAAGGGCGAACTCGGCAAGACTGAAATGTGGTACGTTCTCGACGCCAAGCCGGACGCCAAAATCATCTACGGCCTCAAGGAAGGCGTGAACCGTGAAAGTCTGCGCCAAGCGCTGGAAAACGGCACGGTAATGGATCACCTTCAGGAGGTTCCTGTTTCGGTAGGAGATACGTTTTATATTCCGGCCGGAACGGTACATGCCCTGTGCGCGGGCGTGGTCGTTGCGGAGATCCAGCAGAACTCCGACACTACATACCGGATATATGATTACGACCGTCCCGGCCTTGACGGCAAGCCGCGCGAGCTGCATATCGAGGATTCGCTGAACGTCACCGCTTACGAAGGCGCGGGGGCAACCTCCATGAAGACGGACAGCGCCGTACCCGGAGAATGGCTGCTGCTGGCGGAATCGCCTTATTTTATCGTGGAAAAAGGCATTGTCAGCGGCAACTGGAGACTTGAAACCAATCCGGAGAGCTTTACCGTACTGGTCATTTGCGAAGGAAGCGGGCATCTGATCTGGGAAGGCGGCTCCCAGCCGTATTCCGCAGGCGAATGCTATCTGCTCCCGGCCAACCTTGGCGCCTATACTATTGAAGGGCAGGCAACCCTGCTTCGTTCGTATTTGCCTTAA
- a CDS encoding phosphatase PAP2 family protein has product MRPKMLKLLTAERRLFHWINGRLHNRHLNFWLFYLTHLGGATASVGISLLVWAFAPPQLKLPALQALIALAVSHLPVAVAKKLYPRARPYLAMPGTNTFRNPLKDHSFPSGHTTAIFASTVPYMAAFPALAFILLPLAMTVGFSRIYLGLHYPSDVAAGALIGAAVAAGTVALWS; this is encoded by the coding sequence ATGAGACCTAAAATGTTAAAATTGCTTACTGCAGAGCGGCGCCTGTTTCATTGGATCAACGGACGGCTGCACAACCGTCATCTGAATTTCTGGCTCTTTTATCTGACCCATCTGGGCGGAGCGACCGCCAGCGTCGGGATCAGCCTTCTGGTGTGGGCGTTTGCCCCGCCCCAGTTAAAGCTGCCTGCCCTTCAGGCGCTGATCGCCCTGGCCGTCAGCCATCTTCCCGTCGCCGTCGCCAAAAAGCTGTATCCTCGGGCCCGTCCTTACCTGGCGATGCCCGGAACGAATACGTTCCGCAATCCGCTCAAGGACCATTCGTTTCCGTCCGGGCATACGACGGCCATCTTCGCCTCCACTGTGCCTTATATGGCGGCGTTTCCCGCTCTGGCCTTCATTCTGCTTCCGCTGGCCATGACGGTGGGATTCTCACGGATCTATCTTGGGCTCCATTATCCCTCCGATGTGGCGGCAGGCGCTCTGATCGGCGCCGCGGTCGCTGCAGGCACGGTCGCCTTGTGGAGTTGA
- a CDS encoding GNAT family N-acetyltransferase encodes MSGTVRLTEYEDEFKESLLAFFLPKEQEEFTGMPADTLEPALQDVNRHPTVVVDGDTAVGFFVLHGWEGIDNVYSGGSRAMLFRAFLIDYASQRKGYAKAALELLPSYICARYPGTDEIVLSVNEENIPAERLYLAAGFQDNGLRRMGPKGP; translated from the coding sequence ATGAGCGGTACGGTTAGACTGACCGAATATGAGGATGAATTCAAGGAGAGCCTGCTTGCGTTCTTTCTTCCGAAGGAGCAGGAAGAGTTCACGGGAATGCCTGCCGATACGCTGGAACCGGCCTTGCAGGACGTTAACCGGCACCCTACGGTTGTTGTTGACGGAGACACAGCCGTGGGATTCTTTGTGCTCCATGGCTGGGAAGGAATTGACAATGTCTACAGCGGCGGTTCCCGGGCGATGCTGTTTCGCGCATTCCTCATTGATTATGCTAGCCAAAGGAAAGGCTACGCCAAGGCGGCATTGGAACTGCTCCCTTCATATATCTGTGCCCGTTATCCTGGAACGGATGAAATCGTGTTAAGTGTCAACGAAGAAAATATTCCGGCGGAGCGGCTATACTTGGCGGCGGGTTTTCAGGACAACGGTCTTCGGCGGATGGGGCCCAAAGGACCTTAA